A stretch of Pseudomonas sp. LS.1a DNA encodes these proteins:
- a CDS encoding MFS transporter: MSDYIQEQGAAASSASGREERKIIFASSLGTVFEWYDFFLYGALAAVISKQFFAGVNDTTAFIFALMAFAAGFLVRPFGALVFGRLGDMIGRKYTFLVTIVLMGLSTFAVGLLPTYASIGIAAPIILVVLRMLQGLALGGEYGGAATYVAEHAPPGKRGFHTGFIQSTATLGLLLSLVVVLGSRYISGDQFETWGWRLPFLLSIVLLAISTWIRMSMHESPAFVKMKAQGKVSKSPIRESFTSWPNLKVVLTALFSINAGQAVTFYTAQFYVLFFMTQMLKMDPAQANTLLIISVVIGAPFFVFFGWLSDRIGRKPILMLGLLLATLLYFPLFKALSHYANPQIDAASRQAPIVVTADPQGCTFQFDPVGKARFDSPCDKVKTFLVKQGLPYSSVDVAGSDVVVNIGDKTINGFDEAAMRAAVEQAGYPAKADPAQVNQVMVVVLIVAMILIATMTYGPLAAVMVELFPTRIRYTSMSLPYHIGNGWFGGFLPTVSFALVVYTGDIFYGLWYPVLVTGVSLVVGIFCLKETKDVDIDKI; this comes from the coding sequence ATGTCGGATTACATCCAAGAGCAGGGTGCGGCGGCCAGCAGCGCCAGCGGCCGTGAAGAACGCAAGATCATTTTCGCGTCATCCCTCGGGACAGTTTTCGAGTGGTATGACTTTTTTCTCTATGGTGCGTTGGCAGCGGTCATCAGCAAGCAGTTCTTCGCTGGCGTGAACGATACCACCGCCTTCATCTTCGCCCTCATGGCCTTTGCCGCCGGCTTTCTGGTGCGGCCGTTCGGCGCGCTGGTGTTCGGCCGCCTGGGCGACATGATCGGGCGCAAGTACACCTTCCTGGTCACCATCGTGCTGATGGGCCTGTCCACCTTCGCGGTGGGGCTGTTGCCCACCTACGCCAGCATTGGCATCGCAGCACCGATCATCCTGGTGGTCCTGCGCATGCTGCAGGGGCTGGCGCTGGGCGGTGAGTACGGCGGTGCGGCCACCTATGTGGCAGAGCATGCGCCGCCCGGCAAGCGCGGCTTCCACACGGGCTTCATTCAGTCCACCGCCACCCTCGGCCTGCTGCTGTCGCTGGTGGTGGTGCTGGGCAGCCGCTATATCAGTGGTGACCAGTTCGAAACCTGGGGCTGGCGCCTGCCGTTCCTGCTGTCGATCGTGCTGCTGGCGATTTCCACCTGGATCCGCATGAGCATGCACGAGTCGCCGGCCTTCGTGAAAATGAAGGCCCAAGGCAAGGTCAGCAAGTCGCCGATCCGTGAGTCGTTCACCTCCTGGCCGAACCTGAAAGTGGTGCTTACCGCCTTGTTCAGCATTAACGCCGGGCAAGCCGTGACCTTCTACACGGCGCAGTTCTACGTGCTGTTCTTCATGACCCAGATGCTGAAGATGGACCCGGCACAGGCCAATACCTTGCTGATCATCAGCGTGGTCATTGGTGCGCCGTTCTTCGTGTTCTTCGGCTGGTTGTCCGACCGTATTGGCCGCAAGCCGATCCTGATGCTCGGCCTGCTGCTGGCCACGTTGCTGTACTTCCCGCTGTTCAAGGCGCTGAGCCACTACGCCAACCCACAGATCGACGCAGCCAGCCGCCAGGCGCCGATCGTGGTCACTGCCGACCCACAAGGCTGTACCTTCCAGTTCGACCCGGTGGGCAAGGCGCGTTTCGACAGCCCGTGCGACAAGGTCAAGACTTTCCTGGTCAAGCAGGGCCTGCCCTATAGCTCGGTGGATGTGGCCGGTAGCGATGTGGTGGTGAACATCGGTGACAAGACCATCAACGGCTTCGACGAAGCGGCCATGCGTGCGGCGGTGGAACAGGCCGGCTACCCGGCCAAGGCCGACCCTGCTCAGGTCAACCAGGTGATGGTGGTGGTGCTGATCGTGGCGATGATCCTGATCGCGACGATGACCTATGGGCCGCTGGCGGCGGTAATGGTCGAGCTGTTCCCGACCCGTATCCGCTACACCTCGATGTCGCTGCCCTACCACATTGGCAACGGCTGGTTCGGTGGATTCCTGCCAACGGTGTCATTCGCGCTGGTGGTGTATACGGGGGATATCTTCTACGGGCTGTGGTACCCGGTGCTGGTGACCGGGGTCAGCCTGGTGGTGGGAATCTTCTGCCTGAAAGAAACCAAGGATGTGGATATCGACAAGATCTGA
- a CDS encoding lysophospholipid acyltransferase family protein, with the protein MVQATMSILQAIRIFLFYLLLGTSSLLWCSLSFFVAPFLSFPKRYKFINVYWCRCALFLVRTILGIDYKVTGAENVPDEPCVILSNHQSTWETFFLSQYFSPLSQVLKRELLYVPFFGWAMAMLRPIAINRDNPKEALRQVASKGDELLKQKIWVLIFPEGTRVPFGTMGKFSRGGTALAVNAGLPVLPIAHNAGKFWPKTGWGKRAGTIEVVIGKPMYANGTGPRAIAELNDRAAAWNEATQRAMGSLPPAEEKPQEQMA; encoded by the coding sequence ATGGTACAAGCCACTATGTCGATCCTGCAGGCGATCAGAATCTTTCTTTTTTACCTGCTGCTGGGCACCAGTTCGCTGCTGTGGTGCTCGCTGAGCTTCTTCGTCGCGCCGTTCCTGTCGTTCCCCAAGCGCTACAAGTTCATCAACGTGTACTGGTGCCGTTGCGCGTTGTTCCTGGTGCGCACCATCCTGGGTATCGACTACAAGGTCACTGGCGCCGAGAACGTGCCTGATGAGCCTTGCGTGATCCTGTCCAACCACCAGAGCACCTGGGAAACCTTCTTCCTTTCCCAGTACTTTTCGCCGCTGAGCCAGGTGCTCAAGCGCGAGTTGCTGTACGTGCCGTTCTTCGGTTGGGCCATGGCCATGCTGCGGCCGATCGCGATCAACCGTGACAACCCCAAGGAAGCCCTGCGCCAGGTAGCCAGCAAGGGTGATGAGTTGCTCAAGCAGAAGATCTGGGTGCTGATCTTCCCGGAAGGGACCCGTGTGCCGTTCGGCACCATGGGCAAGTTCTCCCGTGGCGGTACCGCGCTGGCGGTGAATGCCGGGCTGCCAGTGCTGCCGATTGCCCACAACGCCGGCAAGTTCTGGCCGAAAACCGGTTGGGGCAAGCGCGCTGGCACCATCGAGGTGGTGATTGGCAAGCCGATGTACGCCAACGGCACCGGGCCACGGGCCATTGCCGAGCTCAACGACCGCGCCGCGGCGTGGAACGAAGCGACCCAGCGGGCCATGGGTTCGCTGCCGCCAGCAGAGGAAAAACCCCAGGAGCAGATGGCCTGA
- the gmhB gene encoding D-glycero-beta-D-manno-heptose 1,7-bisphosphate 7-phosphatase — translation MKLLILDRDGVINHDSDAYIKTLDEWVPIPGSVEAIAQLSKAGWTVAVATNQSGIARGYYALATLEAMHARLRALVAEQGGEVGHIVYCPHGPDEGCDCRKPKPGMLRAIAEHYQVGLEGVWFVGDSKGDLEAALAVGAQPVLVKTGKGERTLEKGVPETTLIFDDLAAIARELI, via the coding sequence TTGAAACTGCTGATTCTCGACCGTGACGGAGTCATCAACCACGACTCCGACGCCTACATCAAGACGCTGGACGAGTGGGTGCCGATCCCTGGCTCGGTCGAAGCGATCGCGCAGTTGAGCAAGGCGGGCTGGACGGTGGCCGTTGCCACCAACCAGTCCGGCATTGCCCGTGGCTACTATGCGCTGGCAACCCTCGAGGCCATGCACGCGCGCCTGCGCGCGCTGGTGGCCGAGCAGGGTGGCGAGGTGGGCCACATCGTGTATTGCCCGCACGGGCCGGACGAAGGCTGCGATTGCCGCAAGCCCAAGCCTGGCATGCTGCGGGCGATCGCCGAGCATTACCAGGTCGGCCTGGAAGGCGTCTGGTTCGTTGGCGACAGCAAAGGTGACCTGGAGGCCGCCCTGGCCGTCGGTGCACAACCCGTGCTGGTGAAAACCGGCAAGGGCGAGCGGACCCTGGAAAAAGGCGTCCCGGAAACTACACTGATTTTCGACGATCTGGCAGCTATCGCCAGAGAACTAATTTAA